TTAGTCGAGCCAGCCCTCTCCGAGTTCCCGGCGCAGATTCCGGCATCCGTTTCAACGACCAACCTCGGTCGACGAAAAGAGTAAAATAGGCAAATGGCTCAATCCCCAGATCTCCACAGTCACTCGACAGTGTCCGACGGCACCCTGTCGCCGGAGCAACTCGTCGCACGGGCCGCCGCGGCTGGCGTCGAGGTGTTGGCCTTGACCGATCACGACACGACCGCTGGCCTGGCGGGGGCCGAGCGGGCGGCCGCCGCCGTCGGCCTGACCCTGGTCCCGGGCGTCGAGATCTCGGTGACATGGGGCGGGCGCACGGTCCATATCGTCGGCCTGCACGTCGACCGCCACTGTCCGGTGCTCGATGCCGGGCTCGCCCGTCTGCTCGCCTACCGCGACTGGCGCGCCCGCGAGATCGGCCGGCGACTCGCCGGACACGGGATCGCCGATGCGTACGAAGGCGCCCAGGCGCTCGCGCGCGGTCAGCTCGTCGGGCGCACCCACTTCGCCCGCTTCATCGTCGGCCAAGGCCGCGCCCGCAGTGTCGCCGACGTCTTCAAACGCTTCCTGGTGCGCGGCAAGCCAGGCCACGTGGCCAGCGAATGGGCTTCGCTCGAAGAGGCGGTCGGCTGGATCCGTGCCGCCGGCGGCCAGGCCGTGATCGCCCACCCGGGGCGCTACGGGCTCACGCGGACCAAGATGCTGAATCTGATCGGCACCTTCCGCGAACTCGGCGGTATCGGCATCGAGGTCGTCTCCGGCAGCCACAGCCGCGACGAGGCCTTCGTCTTCGCTCGTTATGCGCGCGAGGAGCGCCTCTTGGCCTCGGCCGGCTCCGACTACCATGGCCCCGAGGAGCCCTGGGTCGAGCTGGGTCGGCTCCCGGCGCTTCCGCCCGGCTGCACGCCGATCTGGTGGGATTGGGACCAGGTGCCGGTGCGGCGCGCCGCCGCCTGCGGCGTGTGAACGGCGACGATTACGACATGGCCCAGTACTTCGAGGTCCATCCGGACAACCCGCAGCCGCGCCTCGTGCGCCGGGCCGTCGAGATCCTGCTTGGGGGCGGCGTCATCATCTATCCGACCGACTCCTCCTACGCCCTCGGCTGCCAGATCGGTGAGAAATCGGCGATGGAGCGCATCCGCCGCATCCGTCGGCTCGACGACAAACACAACTTCACGCTCGTCTGCCGCGACCTCTCCGAGATCACGGCCTACGCCAAGATCGACAACCAGGCCTTCCGGCTGCTGAAGACGCTGACGCCCGGCCCTTACACGCTGATCTACCAGGCCACTAAGCAGGTGCCGCGGCGTCTCCTGCATCCGAAGCGCAAGAGCATTGGCATCCGGGTGCCGGACAATGAGATCTGCCGGGCGCTGCTTGAGGCCCTCGATCAGCCAATCCTGAGCACGACCCTGATCCTACCCGGTGCCGATCGTCCGCTGACCGACCCCGAGGAGATGCGCGAGCAGCTCGGACATTGCGTCGACCTTATCATCGACGGCGGCTTCTGTGGCCTGGAGCCGACGACGGTCGTCGATATGACGCAGGACGTGCCGGTCCTGCTGCGGGTCGGCAAGGGCGATCCGCGACTGTTCGAGGAATAGGGTCGGGAACCCGTATAATCTGGGCATGGAGTCCATCAACAGTATCCAGCTCGTGGCCGTGATGGTCATGCCGGTCCTGTTCGCGATCACCGCGCACGAGGCCGCCCATGGCTGGATTGCCAGCCGCCTCGGCGACCAGACGGCCCGACGCCTCGGTCGTGTGACCTTCAACCCATTGAAGCACGTCGATCCGGTCGGGACCCTGCTGGTGCCGCTCGCCACCTTCTTTCTCGCCGGTGTCCTGTTCGGCTGGGCCAAGCCGGTGCCGATTGACTGGCGCAACCTGCGCGACCCGCGGCGCGACATGGCCTTGGTCGCGCTCGCCGGCCCAGGTGCCAATCTAATCATGGCCCTCTTCTGGGGCCTGATGGTGCAGCTCGGTCTGGCCATCGGTGCAAGCTTCGCGTGGCTCGCCACGCCGCTGCTGCTGATGGGTGCGGCCGGCGTGCTGATCAATGTGCTGTTGATGGTGCTCAACCTGTTCCCGCTGCCGCCGCTCGACGGTGGGCGGGTCCTGACCTCCCTGCTGCCGCCGCACTGGGCGATGAGGTTCGCGCGGCTCGAGCCGTACGGCCTCTTCCTGTTGCTCGCTCTGCTGGCGCTCGGTGTGCTCGGTGGCCTGCTCTGGCCGGTGATGTACGGCGTGATCCACCTGATTCCCGGCGGCGACGCGGCGCTCATGGTCGTCGCCAACCTGATGCAGCAGACGCCCTAATCTTGCAAGAGGAAAGCGACCCTTGGCTCCCGTCACCACTGCTCAGAACCACCGTGTCCTCTCCGGCATGCGACCGACCGGCCGCTTGCATCTCGGTCACTATCACGGTGTGCTGAAGAACTGGCTCGAGCTCCAGCACGAATACGAGTGCTTCTTCTTCGTTGCCGACTGGCACGCCCTCACCACCGAGTACGAGGACCCGTCACGGATCCCGGCGAGCATCGAGGAGATGGTCATCGACTGGCTTGCCGCCGGTATCAACCCGGGCACGGCGACTCTGTTCATCCAGTCGCGGGTGCCCGAGCACGCCGAGCTGCACCTGCTGCTGTCGATGATCACCCCGCTCGGCTGGCTGGAGCGGGTGCCGACCTACAAGGACCAGCAGGAGCGGCTCAAGGAAAAAGACCTTGCGACCTACGGTTTCCTCGGCTATCCGCTGCTCCAAAGCGCCGACATCCTGATCTACAAGGCCGGCCAGGTCCCGGTGGGCGAGGACCAGGTCGCCCACGTCGAGCTGACCCGCGAGGTCGCACGGCGCTTCAACCACGTCTACGGGCGGGAGCCGGACTTCGAGGAGAAGGCCGAGCAGGCCAAGCGCAAGATGGGCAAGAAGAACGCCCAGCTCTTCGACCGGCTGCGCCGTAGCTATCAGGAGCAGGGCGACCAGGAGGCCTTGGAGGTCGCCCGGGCCCTGCTCGAGGCCCAGGCCAACATCACCCTTGGCGACCGCGAGCGCCTGTTCGGCTATCTCGAGGGTAGCGGGCGGGTGATCCTGCCGGAGCCGGCACCGCTCTTGACCGCGGCTTCGAAGATGCCCGGTCTCGACGGGCAGAAGATGTCGAAGTCCTACAACAATACCATCGCGCTGCGCGAAGAACCGGCGGTCGTCGAGAAGACCCTGCGCACGATGCCGACCGACCCGCAGCGGGTGCGACGCAGCGATCCGGGCGAGCCGGAGAAGTGTCCGGTCTGGTCGCTGCACCAGGTCTATTCGGATGACTCGGTCCGTGCCTGGGTGCAGGCCGGCTGCCGCAGCGCCGGGATCGGCTGCGTGGAGTGCAAGCAGCCGGTCATCGACGCCGTCCTCGCCGAGCTCGCGCCGATCCAGGAGCGGGCCCAGGAATACGCCCGTCAGCCGGAGCTGGTGCGCACCGTCATCAACGAGGGCTGCGAACGGGCGCGGGCCGTGGCGCGCGAGACGATGGACGAGGTGCGCCGCGCGATGTCGTTGGTGACCTTTTGAACCTGCGCACCGCCGCACCATCGCTGTGACCAGTGGCTGCCCGGACCTGGCGGAGGCCCCCTTTGCGCTGGTCCAGGGTGCGCCGCTCTACAAGCTGCCGGAAGATCTCTATATCCCACCGGACGCCCTCGAGGTCTTCCTCGAGACCTTCGAGGGTCCGCTCGACCTGCTGCTCTACCTGATCAAGCGCCAGAACCTGGATATCCTCGATATCCCGATCGCGAGCATCACCGACCAGTACATGGAGTACGTGGAGCTGATGAAGCAGGTGCGGTTGGAGCTCGCCGCCGAGTATCTGGTGATGGCCGCGATGCTCGCCGAGATCAAATCGCGGCTGCTGCTGCCGCGCCCGACCGGCGGGGGCGATGAGGACGAGGACCCACGCGCCGAGCTGATCCGCCGGCTGCAAGAGTACGAGCGCTTCAAGCAGGCCGCCCAGGACCTCGATGCCCTGCCCAGGCTGGAGCGTGACGTCTTCGCGACCCAGATCCAGATCCCGTCGGGCTACATTCGGAGGCTTCCGCCGGATGTCGATCTGGGCGAGTTGCTCTCGGCGATGCAGGGCGTCCTGGCGCGGGCCGAGCACTTCACGAGCCACCACGTCGCGCGCGAGACCCTGTCGGTGCGCGAGCGCATGTCGCACTTGCTGGAGCGGCTGGGCGACGGTGCCTTCGTTCCCTTCGTCTCGCTCCTCGAGGTCGGCGAGGGGCGTGCCGGGATCGTCGTGACCTTCATCGCGGTCCTCGAGTTGCTCAAGTCGGCGAGCCTGGAGTTGGTGCAGGCCGAGCCGTTCGCGCCGATCCACGTGCGCCGCCGGGCCTGTGAGGCCGCATGAGTCGGCTACCGCTCGCCCAGGTCGTCGAGGCCGCGCTGCTCGCCGCTGGTGAGCCGCTAAGTCTCGATCGACTGCTGACGCTCTTCGGCGACGACGAGCGGCCCGGGCGCGACGAGCTGCGCGAGGCCGTGAGCGCGCTGGAAACGGACTGCCGGGGGCGAGGCATTGAGCTCGTCGAGGTCGCCGGCGGCTACCGCCTCCAGGTGCGCCGCGAGGTCGCCCCCTGGGTAGCGCGGCTGTGGGAGGAGAAACCGGCGCGCTATTCCCGCGCTCTGCTCGAGACCCTCGCCCTGATCGTCTATCGCCAGCCGATCACCCGCGGCGAGATCGAGGAGATCCGCGGCGTCGTCGTGAGCACCAACATCGTACGCACGCTGCTGGAGCGAGAATGGATCCGGGTCGTCGGCCACCGGGATGTCCCCGGTCGGCCAGCCCTCTTCGCGACCACCCGCAAGTTCCTCGACTACTTCGGCCTGCGCTCACTCAATGACTTGCCTCCGCTCGCGGACCTGCGTGCCGAAGAATACTTCGAGCTCGCCTCCGCCGAAGACGAGCCGCCGGCCGCTCGGCCAGGGAACGAGGAGGGAGGGTTCGACGACGAAGTCGCCGCAGCGGCCGAGGGTGACCTGTCGGCATTGGCCGATCACTGACGAAACCTCGCCACGCTTGCGCGCGAGCCGCGCTCCGTGCTCGAATACGACCCATAGGTTCAGGCCTCGAACAGGGTTGCTTGAACCGACCACCAACCATCGATCACGAAACGTCCCACTGCTCATGCCGGCATGACAAGGTAGGGCGGTAGCGTGTTCGGCAGGATGGACAGAGCCCGGCGATGCCCATCGACCGGCCTGGTTCCTCGACAATCACAAGACGTTGCGAGGATAGATTTTCCGTGGAACAGCCAATCCATCCGGTGCTTCTGTGCGGTGGCGCGGGCACGCGGCTCTGGCCACTGTCGCGCAAGTCCTACCCCAAGCAGTTCGTGCCGCTCGTGGGCGATGAAAGCCCCTTTCAGGCCTCCGCGCGGCGCCTCTCGGGAGACGGGTTTGCGGCGCCTTCGGTCGTGACTGCCGCCGACTTCCGCTTCGTCGTAATCGAGCAGTTGGCCTCCATCGAGATGGTCCCGGCTGACGTTCTCATCGAGCCCGCACCGAAGAACACGGCGGCCGCGGTCTGTGCCGCGGCCCTTGCGCTGGAGGCCCGAACGCCCGCTGCTCTGATGCTGGTGGCGCCGTCGGATCACGTGATCCCGGACGCGGCCCGCTTCCGCGAAGCCATTCGGGCCGCTGCGCCGGCCGCCGAGGTTGGCCGGTTGGTCACGTTCGGCATCCGCCCCGACCGGCCCGAGACGGGTTATGGCTGGCTCGAGCTCTCCGAAAGGCCCGACTCGGCGTTCAGCCCCATGCCGCAGCCGCTGCGGTCCTTCGTAGAAAAGCCGGACTTCGCCACGGCGGAACAGCTCCTGGCTCGCGGTATGTATCTGTGGAACGCCGGGATCTTCCTCTTCTCGACCACCGCGATCCTCCAGGCCTTCGAGAGGTACGCGCCCGAGACCTTGGCCGCCACCAGCGCGGCCTTCGAGGCGGCGGAGCAAGATCTCTCCTTCACCCGCCTCGGACCGGAGGCCTGGGATAGACTGCCCGACATCTCGATCGACTACGCAGTGATGGAGCGGGCGGAGAACCTGACCGTGGTGCCCTATGGAGGTGCCTGGTCGGACCTCGGCGATTGGCAGGCGGTATGGCGCGAAACCGCGTCCGATGCCGCGGCGGTCGTGACGAAGGGACCCGCCACCGCAATCGACTGCACCGGCACGCTCCTACAGGCGACCAGCGAGGCCCAAGAGCTGGTGGGCATTGGCCTCACCGACATCATCGCGGTCGCTATGTCCGACGCGGTGCTCGTCGCCCACAAGGACCGCGCGCAAGACGTCAAGCAGGTGGTCGCCACGCTCAAGGCCAAGGGCGCGCCCCAGGCGGAGACGACGCCCCGCGACTACCGGCCCTGGGGCTGGTGCGAGAGCCTCGTGACCCGCCCCCGCTTCCAGGTCAAGCGCATCCTGGTCCATCCTGGTGCGGCGCTCTCGCTGCAAAGCCACTACCATCGAGCCGAACACTGGATCGTCGTCGAGGGCACGGCCAAGGTGACGGTCGAGGATGCCGTAAAACTCGTGACTGAGAACCAGTCCGTCTACGTCCCCCTCGGCGCCATCCACCGCATCGAGAACCCCGGCAAGTTGCCGCTGACCCTGATCGAGGTCCAGACGGGCGCCTACCTCGGCGAGGATGACATCATCCGTTACGAGGATGTCTACGCCCGTGGTCAGGGGGCGAAGGGATGAGCCTGCTCTCCTGCTTCAAGGCCTACGACATCCGGGGTCGCCTCGGTATCGATCTCGACGAGGCGATCGCCTATCGCATCGGCCGTGCCTTCGCCCGGGCCTTGGATGCCAAGACTGTTGTCCTCGGGCGCGACGTGCGCACCTCCTCGGAGGCCCTCGCCGCTAGTGTTGTCCGAGGGCTCGTCGACGAAGGATGCGAAGTCTTGGACCTTGGGCTGTCGGGCACCGAAGAGATGTATTTCGCCACCAGCCACTTTGGCGCGGATGGCGGGATCTGCGTGACAGCCTCCCACAATCCGATGGATTACAATGGGATGAAGATGGTTCGAGCGGGATCGGCGCCGCTCGAGGCGGCAACCGGGCTGGCCAAGATCAAGGCGCTCGCTGAACAGAACGCCTTCGCGGCGCCTGTCGATTCCGGCACTGTCAGAGATTCGTCGGAGCAAGCGCGAGCGGCCTATGTGGACCGCATCGTCTCATTCGTCGATGTCGAGGCCCTGCGTCCGCTGCGCATTCTGGTCAACGCGGGACACGGCACCGCCGGGCCGACATTCGACGCCATCGCAGCGCGGCTGGAAACCCTCGGTGCCCCGCTCACCTTCGAGAGGCTCTTCCACGAGCCGGACGGGCGCTTTCCCCAAGGCATCCCCAACCCGCTCCTGCCGGAGAACCGACCCCCAACGGCGGACGCGGTGCGTGTCACCTGTGCCGACTTCGGCGTGGCCTGGGATGGCGATTTCGATCGCTGCTTCTTCTTCGATCACACGGGCGCCTTCGTCGACGGCGAATACGTGATCGGGTTATTGGCCGAGGCCTTTCTCGCCAAGGCGCCGGGTTCGACGATCATCCACGATCCTCGCGTCATCTGGAACACGCAGGACGTGGTCACTAGGGCAGGGGGGCGCGCGGCCCAGACCCGCACGGGTCACGCCTTCATCAAGCAGGCGATGCGCGAGGAAAACGCCATCTACGGCGGCGAGATGTCGGCCCATCACTATTTCCGCGACTTCGCCTATTGCGACAGCGGCATGATCCCCTGGCTTCTGGTGGCGGAACTCGTCAGCCGACACGGCCCGCTGGCCGATCTGGTCGCCAGCCGCAAAGCCGCGTTCCCATCCTCAGGCGAGATCAATTTTACGTTGGAGGATCCGCAAGCCGCGATCGGGCGCGTAGCCGCGGTGTTCGGGCCTGAAGCGAAGGCGGTCGACAGGACGGACGGACTTGGGATCGATCTCGGCGACTGGCGGTTCAATCTGCGCAGTTCCAACACCGAACCCGTAGTCCGGCTGAACGTTGAAGCCCGCCGCGATGATGCCTTGGTGGCCGCGGGTGTTGACAGGGTGAAGTCGATCCTGATCGAGTGATGGCGGATTTCTCGGTACTGCAAAGGGGCTTCCAACCCGAAAGGGACAGTTGGATGACGCCCGGAGGCGTCCCTCCCACGATGTCCGCGACGAGGCGCAATAGCCGGCAACCGCAGCGTGCGTCGCAGGATGGCCAGAGCCCAGCGATCCCCAACAACTTGATGCATGCGTGAAAGATGTGACCGACGAGATTCAATACCGTCTGCTCCGCCACCTCGCCGCCAACCCCCAGGCCACGCAGCGCGAATTGGCACGTATCCTCGGCATCAGCCTGGGGAGGACCAATTACTGCGTCCGAGCCTTGGTCGAGCGCGGCTGGGTCAAGGTCCAGAATTTTCGCAAGAGCGACAACAAGCTGGCCTACAGCTACCTGCTCACCCCACAGGGCATCGAGGCCAAGGCCCGTGTCACGATGCGGTTTCTCAAGCGCAAGCGTGCCGAATACGAGGCGCTGAAGGCGGAGCTCGCCGAGCTGACCGCCGAGGTTCAGAAGAACGACGGAGAAGAGCCCGACTCATTCTGGCCGCGTGAGCCCAATCCCAGGACGCGGCGATAGGTGGCTGATCGAAAAGCAAATCTCTGTCGTGTTCTGTTCCGATGTCTTGGTGCGGTCC
This portion of the Thioflavicoccus mobilis 8321 genome encodes:
- a CDS encoding phosphomannomutase/phosphoglucomutase: MSLLSCFKAYDIRGRLGIDLDEAIAYRIGRAFARALDAKTVVLGRDVRTSSEALAASVVRGLVDEGCEVLDLGLSGTEEMYFATSHFGADGGICVTASHNPMDYNGMKMVRAGSAPLEAATGLAKIKALAEQNAFAAPVDSGTVRDSSEQARAAYVDRIVSFVDVEALRPLRILVNAGHGTAGPTFDAIAARLETLGAPLTFERLFHEPDGRFPQGIPNPLLPENRPPTADAVRVTCADFGVAWDGDFDRCFFFDHTGAFVDGEYVIGLLAEAFLAKAPGSTIIHDPRVIWNTQDVVTRAGGRAAQTRTGHAFIKQAMREENAIYGGEMSAHHYFRDFAYCDSGMIPWLLVAELVSRHGPLADLVASRKAAFPSSGEINFTLEDPQAAIGRVAAVFGPEAKAVDRTDGLGIDLGDWRFNLRSSNTEPVVRLNVEARRDDALVAAGVDRVKSILIE
- a CDS encoding L-threonylcarbamoyladenylate synthase; the encoded protein is MAQYFEVHPDNPQPRLVRRAVEILLGGGVIIYPTDSSYALGCQIGEKSAMERIRRIRRLDDKHNFTLVCRDLSEITAYAKIDNQAFRLLKTLTPGPYTLIYQATKQVPRRLLHPKRKSIGIRVPDNEICRALLEALDQPILSTTLILPGADRPLTDPEEMREQLGHCVDLIIDGGFCGLEPTTVVDMTQDVPVLLRVGKGDPRLFEE
- a CDS encoding mannose-1-phosphate guanylyltransferase/mannose-6-phosphate isomerase encodes the protein MPIDRPGSSTITRRCEDRFSVEQPIHPVLLCGGAGTRLWPLSRKSYPKQFVPLVGDESPFQASARRLSGDGFAAPSVVTAADFRFVVIEQLASIEMVPADVLIEPAPKNTAAAVCAAALALEARTPAALMLVAPSDHVIPDAARFREAIRAAAPAAEVGRLVTFGIRPDRPETGYGWLELSERPDSAFSPMPQPLRSFVEKPDFATAEQLLARGMYLWNAGIFLFSTTAILQAFERYAPETLAATSAAFEAAEQDLSFTRLGPEAWDRLPDISIDYAVMERAENLTVVPYGGAWSDLGDWQAVWRETASDAAAVVTKGPATAIDCTGTLLQATSEAQELVGIGLTDIIAVAMSDAVLVAHKDRAQDVKQVVATLKAKGAPQAETTPRDYRPWGWCESLVTRPRFQVKRILVHPGAALSLQSHYHRAEHWIVVEGTAKVTVEDAVKLVTENQSVYVPLGAIHRIENPGKLPLTLIEVQTGAYLGEDDIIRYEDVYARGQGAKG
- a CDS encoding segregation and condensation protein A, producing the protein MTSGCPDLAEAPFALVQGAPLYKLPEDLYIPPDALEVFLETFEGPLDLLLYLIKRQNLDILDIPIASITDQYMEYVELMKQVRLELAAEYLVMAAMLAEIKSRLLLPRPTGGGDEDEDPRAELIRRLQEYERFKQAAQDLDALPRLERDVFATQIQIPSGYIRRLPPDVDLGELLSAMQGVLARAEHFTSHHVARETLSVRERMSHLLERLGDGAFVPFVSLLEVGEGRAGIVVTFIAVLELLKSASLELVQAEPFAPIHVRRRACEAA
- a CDS encoding tryptophan--tRNA ligase, which produces MAPVTTAQNHRVLSGMRPTGRLHLGHYHGVLKNWLELQHEYECFFFVADWHALTTEYEDPSRIPASIEEMVIDWLAAGINPGTATLFIQSRVPEHAELHLLLSMITPLGWLERVPTYKDQQERLKEKDLATYGFLGYPLLQSADILIYKAGQVPVGEDQVAHVELTREVARRFNHVYGREPDFEEKAEQAKRKMGKKNAQLFDRLRRSYQEQGDQEALEVARALLEAQANITLGDRERLFGYLEGSGRVILPEPAPLLTAASKMPGLDGQKMSKSYNNTIALREEPAVVEKTLRTMPTDPQRVRRSDPGEPEKCPVWSLHQVYSDDSVRAWVQAGCRSAGIGCVECKQPVIDAVLAELAPIQERAQEYARQPELVRTVINEGCERARAVARETMDEVRRAMSLVTF
- a CDS encoding MarR family EPS-associated transcriptional regulator; protein product: MKDVTDEIQYRLLRHLAANPQATQRELARILGISLGRTNYCVRALVERGWVKVQNFRKSDNKLAYSYLLTPQGIEAKARVTMRFLKRKRAEYEALKAELAELTAEVQKNDGEEPDSFWPREPNPRTRR
- the scpB gene encoding SMC-Scp complex subunit ScpB, whose product is MSRLPLAQVVEAALLAAGEPLSLDRLLTLFGDDERPGRDELREAVSALETDCRGRGIELVEVAGGYRLQVRREVAPWVARLWEEKPARYSRALLETLALIVYRQPITRGEIEEIRGVVVSTNIVRTLLEREWIRVVGHRDVPGRPALFATTRKFLDYFGLRSLNDLPPLADLRAEEYFELASAEDEPPAARPGNEEGGFDDEVAAAAEGDLSALADH
- a CDS encoding PHP domain-containing protein, with product MAQSPDLHSHSTVSDGTLSPEQLVARAAAAGVEVLALTDHDTTAGLAGAERAAAAVGLTLVPGVEISVTWGGRTVHIVGLHVDRHCPVLDAGLARLLAYRDWRAREIGRRLAGHGIADAYEGAQALARGQLVGRTHFARFIVGQGRARSVADVFKRFLVRGKPGHVASEWASLEEAVGWIRAAGGQAVIAHPGRYGLTRTKMLNLIGTFRELGGIGIEVVSGSHSRDEAFVFARYAREERLLASAGSDYHGPEEPWVELGRLPALPPGCTPIWWDWDQVPVRRAAACGV
- a CDS encoding site-2 protease family protein, encoding MESINSIQLVAVMVMPVLFAITAHEAAHGWIASRLGDQTARRLGRVTFNPLKHVDPVGTLLVPLATFFLAGVLFGWAKPVPIDWRNLRDPRRDMALVALAGPGANLIMALFWGLMVQLGLAIGASFAWLATPLLLMGAAGVLINVLLMVLNLFPLPPLDGGRVLTSLLPPHWAMRFARLEPYGLFLLLALLALGVLGGLLWPVMYGVIHLIPGGDAALMVVANLMQQTP